The genomic window TTTTCCAAAAACGGAATAGAAGATCGTTTCGGAGAAAACCTTTACATACTGAGCAATTCCAATGATAGAACTGGAGTTTACATTCGTCATATTCATATTGGAGAAGGAAATCATGATGTTATAGAAAAAAGGATAAATGACAACTCCAAACATCAGAATCGCAGCCGGAGCAGCCATCAAAACTGCAAAGCGGCTGTTTTGTGTTTCGAATGATCTGGAATTCCGCAACAAAGCAAAGATGAATTTATACACGATCTGATAAGTCAGATACAATCCAAGCAAAATTCCCAATGCGAACAAAATATTTTTTGTAACTTTATCCTCACCAATATCTTCCCGCATAGAATCAATTTTTTCTTCGCACAATTTCTGCTGATATTCTGCAGCTTCCTGCGGAGTCATCTCTCCATTTACGACATTCTGCAGAGCAGGTCGCATCGCATCCCAGGCGGCACGCATTTCCGGGATAACCGGCATCAGCATACCAACATCGATCTGAAGAGCGGAACTCTTCAAAGTCGGATCATTCACAAAGGACGGATCTGACTGTAGGATTTTCAAAGAAGGAAAAGATTTATGCTCTTTGGCAAACTTCCTTTGAGCATATTCGGAAGTAAGAAATTCCAGCAGTTTTTTAGTTGCTTCCAGTTTTTTACCTGATACTGTCGAGTTGATGGAATAACCGGTCGTTGAGATCATCGGTGAACACCATTTTTCAGTTTCTTCCACAAATGGAATTCGTGTCAGTCCAAAATCGACTTTTTCTGCCTGCATATAAGTTCCCCATGACCAGTCTCCGTTGATGATCATGGCTGCTTTTCCCTGCTTGAACTTATTGTCAGCCACATCATAATCGCATTCTTGCGGAATTATCTTATATTTATTACGAAGATCGGAAATAAGCTGGAAAGCGTTAATTGCTGCTTCCGTATTCAATGTCGGATGATTTTTTTCATCAAAAACTTCTCCGCCATAACCTCCCAAAAACGGAATATACCAGAAAGGTTCGGTGTAATTCCAAACTAATCCGTATTGATC from Candidatus Cloacimonadota bacterium includes these protein-coding regions:
- a CDS encoding extracellular solute-binding protein, encoding LALVYNKRLFREAGLEHPPQTISELIEFGKKLTRDFNNDGKIDQYGLVWNYTEPFWYIPFLGGYGGEVFDEKNHPTLNTEAAINAFQLISDLRNKYKIIPQECDYDVADNKFKQGKAAMIINGDWSWGTYMQAEKVDFGLTRIPFVEETEKWCSPMISTTGYSINSTVSGKKLEATKKLLEFLTSEYAQRKFAKEHKSFPSLKILQSDPSFVNDPTLKSSALQIDVGMLMPVIPEMRAAWDAMRPALQNVVNGEMTPQEAAEYQQKLCEEKIDSMREDIGEDKVTKNILFALGILLGLYLTYQIVYKFIFALLRNSRSFETQNSRFAVLMAAPAAILMFGVVIYPFFYNIMISFSNMNMTNVNSSSIIGIAQYVKVFSETIFYSVFGKTVIWTFVNVFFHVVIGVFLAVLLNRKLPGKPIFRVLLILPWAVPQYITALTWRGMFMSDTGAINLILNNLGIASVNWLSEPTSAFIACIITNIWLGFPFMMIIALGGLQSIPYELYEASEIDGASSWKQFWNVTVPLLKPVMIPAITLGIVWTFNNLNVMWLVTNGGQPADQTHILVSYVYRAAFNLYRYGYAAAFSMIIFIVLVIFSVTFMKRSQVAEKV